One window from the genome of Solea solea chromosome 13, fSolSol10.1, whole genome shotgun sequence encodes:
- the cxcr3.1 gene encoding C-X-C chemokine receptor type 3.1 — protein MNLLSEHNMMAFNWSTLTKTGAKIPVDNDQASWDWDSYDNFYNETDYYNGSCCEGGEVCDQEEAMHFEAVFIPVLYSVAFVVGILGNGVLLGVLAQSKKCWSVTDTFILHLGVADILLLVTLPLWAVEAAQREGWTFGTPLCKITGALFTINFYCGIFLLACISLDRYLSIVHATQMYSRRNPWVVQASCFSVWLFSLILSIPDWIFLEDERDVRREKTECIRNYFKFSSQSVDQWRLASRMLYHIVGFLVPSAILIFCYSCILRRLRCGNQGLQKQKAFRVILTVVVVFFLCWTPYNITLLVDTLHTSNNTDSCDVRTTLDKAKTITSTIGYLHCSLNPILYAFVGVKFRRQLLDIFRSLGCKIKTSATLKSVVSSRRSSLWSESADTSNSIAI, from the exons ATGAACCTGCTCTCTGAACACAATATGATGGCATTTAACTGG AGCACTTTGACAAAGACAGGTGCCAAGATCCCAGTGGACAACGATCAAGCATCTTGGGATTGGGATTCCTATGACAACTTTTACAATGAGACGGATTATTATAATGGCAGCTGCTGTGAAGGTGGTGAAGTGTGTGACCAGGAGGAGGCCATGCATTTCGAGGCGGTGTTCATCCCAGTTCTGTACTCTGTGGCGTTTGTGGTGGGCATCCTGGGAAATGGAGTGCTGCTGGGAGTTCTGGCCCAGAGCAAGAAGTGTTGGAGCGTGACGGACacttttatcctccacctgGGTGTGGCCGACATCCTGCTGCTGGTGACCCTGCCCCTCTGGGCCGTAGAAGCTGCTCAACGGGAAGGCTGGACCTTTGGTACTCCTCTGTGCAAGATCACTGGGGCTCTTTTTACG atcaacTTCTACTGTGGTATTTTTCTGCTGGCTTGCATCAGTCTGGACCGCTACCTGTCCATTGTCCATGCCACGCAGATGTACTCACGTAGAAACCCTTGGGTTGTCCAGGCCAGCTGCTTCTCAGTGTGGCTCTTCTCCCTGATCCTGTCCATCCCCGACTGGATCTTCCTGGAAGACGAGAGAGACGTGAGGCGAGAAAAAACCGAGTGCATTCGCAACTACTTCAAGTTTTCTTCTCAGTCAGTTGATCAGTGGCGACTGGCCTCGCGCATGCTCTACCACATTGTGGGCTTCCTGGTCCCTTCAGCTATCCTGATCTTCTGCTACTCCTGCATTCTGCGCCGGCTGCGCTGTGGCAACCAAGGCCTCCAGAAGCAGAAAGCGTTCAGGGTGATTTTGACAGTGGTGGTGGTTTTCTTCCTCTGCTGGACGCCGTACAACATCACTCTCTTGGTGGACACTCTTCACACCAGCAACAACACCGACAGCTGTGACGTCAGGACAACTCTGGATAAAGCCAAAACCATCACCTCCACCATAGGGTACCTCCACTGCAGCCTCAACCCCATCCTGTATGCATTTGTGGGAGTGAAGTTCCGGCGTCAGCTCCTCGACATCTTCAGGTCTCTGGGCTGCAAGATAAAGACGAGTGCCACACTGAAATCTGTagtcagcagcaggaggagctcCTTATGGTCTGAGTCTGCTGACACCTCCAACTCCATCGCTATCTGA